A genomic segment from Leptospira fainei serovar Hurstbridge str. BUT 6 encodes:
- a CDS encoding S1C family serine protease, which produces MGWSNTLKFRNFSIIFTIFFTFTITEAKAGKSSKVATAKKVHELKTSSSNVSAKTKPEDGFEKSIVQIKVSFQEPDYISPWKKKNPRVRRGVGIVVDGEKILVPAQILQYSTLVEVKKFSSYAETKATIFRIDPETNLALLKVDEKGFFQDLKPSEFQTSISYPKQISIYQLDNSGSIQSATGALLSLDLDLYPQGQIELPILDVNSTETLNGNGEVIVENGKVGGILFDFSGDKNAGRAIPSFLIRKFLGLSGNSQIAYKGFRHRPVTDEATKAYYGINGKNEGILVAEILPGSSADGVLKPGDVILEFGGKKIDSKGYFEHPSYGKQVLSFLAHIGDEFGYEVGKNIPVSILREKKKIEVNLPLKPFPYTSIRIPHRDPSNRPDFYLDGGFLFVDLSENYLLEWGKDWRSRIDKKLLYLYDYHKFRSSGDNEGRIVLLSQVIPDESNNGYHEVFARILESVEGAPVLSVKDLMRKVKESKKNYISIVLDDGTDIILNKAELANTNARISAQYKIPLSSMGERK; this is translated from the coding sequence CCAAGACTAAACCGGAAGATGGATTCGAAAAGAGCATCGTTCAGATCAAAGTTTCCTTTCAAGAACCGGATTATATTTCTCCCTGGAAGAAAAAAAACCCGCGAGTTCGAAGAGGAGTCGGAATCGTCGTCGATGGAGAGAAGATTCTAGTACCGGCGCAAATTCTTCAATACTCGACTCTAGTGGAAGTTAAAAAATTTTCCTCCTACGCGGAAACCAAAGCCACAATCTTTCGAATCGATCCGGAAACGAATTTAGCCCTGCTAAAAGTGGACGAAAAAGGTTTTTTCCAAGATCTAAAACCTTCGGAGTTTCAAACGAGTATCTCCTATCCCAAGCAAATATCCATCTACCAATTGGATAATTCAGGATCTATCCAAAGCGCGACCGGAGCATTACTCAGCTTGGACTTGGATCTCTATCCGCAAGGCCAAATCGAACTTCCCATCCTAGACGTTAACTCGACGGAAACCTTAAACGGAAACGGAGAAGTCATCGTTGAAAATGGAAAAGTCGGCGGTATATTATTCGATTTTAGCGGAGATAAAAACGCAGGCAGGGCTATTCCTTCCTTTTTAATCCGTAAATTTCTCGGGCTTTCCGGAAACTCGCAAATCGCCTACAAAGGATTTCGACATCGGCCGGTAACCGACGAGGCAACGAAAGCATATTACGGAATCAACGGAAAGAATGAAGGAATTCTCGTTGCGGAAATTCTTCCCGGAAGTTCGGCAGACGGAGTTTTGAAACCGGGGGACGTGATCCTTGAATTCGGCGGAAAAAAAATCGATTCCAAAGGCTATTTTGAGCATCCGTCTTACGGTAAGCAGGTTCTTTCCTTTCTCGCGCATATCGGCGATGAATTCGGATACGAAGTTGGTAAAAATATTCCGGTAAGTATACTTAGGGAAAAAAAGAAAATAGAAGTAAACCTTCCGCTAAAACCGTTTCCTTATACTTCTATCAGAATTCCCCATCGTGATCCTTCCAATCGACCAGATTTCTATTTGGATGGCGGCTTTCTTTTCGTTGATCTTTCGGAAAATTACCTGCTCGAGTGGGGAAAGGATTGGCGATCGCGAATAGACAAAAAGCTTCTATATTTGTACGATTATCATAAGTTCAGATCATCCGGAGATAATGAGGGAAGAATCGTTCTCTTATCGCAGGTGATACCCGACGAATCCAATAACGGTTATCACGAAGTTTTTGCAAGAATTCTCGAATCCGTGGAAGGAGCTCCCGTTCTTTCCGTAAAAGATCTCATGCGAAAAGTGAAGGAATCCAAGAAGAATTACATTTCTATTGTGCTCGATGACGGAACCGATATTATTCTGAATAAAGCGGAACTTGCGAATACGAACGCTAGAATCAGCGCCCAGTACAAAATCCCACTATCTTCGATGGGAGAAAGAAAGTAA